In Raphanus sativus cultivar WK10039 unplaced genomic scaffold, ASM80110v3 Scaffold2937, whole genome shotgun sequence, one DNA window encodes the following:
- the LOC130506148 gene encoding probable E3 ubiquitin-protein ligase ARI11: MDYSDDDVMVNTDSGEESLLSDNQVDSDYEFTDQDMDNASTTKRSQLSYLVLKEDDIRKHQRTDIEQVSTVLSISQVEAIVLLLHYQWNVSKVQDEWFTDEEKVRELVGILKEPVVDLNDREMNIECGICFESYPQKEVATVSCGHPYCNACWTGYITTSINDGPGCLTVKCPEPSCSAVACQDMIDKVITDKELKEKYYRYFVRSYVEASGNKIKWCPSPGCENAIDFESRSGSEHYDVSCLCSHEFCWNCGEDAHRPVDCDTVSKWIAKNTDESENTNWILANTKPCPNCKRQIEKSMGCNVMRCSICKCMFCWNCLRPFTDHKKCNKFEGDDETDINKRKRAKSSIDRYMHYYERWSSNQSSRVIAMADLKKFQSVQLKLLSLRQGTTESQLQFTVALQENCSIPREDILGMSSEFTYSDDKPRK, from the coding sequence ATGGATTATTCCGATGATGATGTCATGGTCAATACTGATTCAGGCGAGGAGAGTTTATTGAGTGACAACCAGGTAGATTCCGATTATGAATTCACCGATCAAGACATGGACAACGCTTCCACAACAAAACGTTCTCAGCTTAGTTACTTAGTTCTCAAGGAAGACGACATTCGCAAGCATCAAAGAACCGATATTGAACAAGTTTCAACAGTTCTTTCAATAAGCCAAGTCGAAGCAATCGTTCTGCTTCTTCACTACCAGTGGAATGTTAGTAAAGTCCAAGATGAGTGGTTCACTGACGAAGAGAAAGTCCGTGAACTCGTTGGTATACTGAAGGAGCCCGTCGTTGATCTTAATGACAGAGAAATGAATATTGAATGTGGAATTTGTTTCGAGTCGTATCCCCAAAAGGAAGTTGCAACCGTTTCTTGCGGTCATCCTTATTGCAATGCATGTTGGACCGGTTACATCACTACATCAATCAATGACGGTCCTGGTTGTTTGACGGTTAAGTGTCCTGAGCCTTCTTGTTCTGCCGTGGCATGTCAAGATATGATCGATAAGGTCATAACCGATAAAGAACTTAAGGAGAAGTACTATAGATACTTTGTTAGATCTTACGTTGAAGCTAGCGGAAACAAGATAAAATGGTGTCCGTCACCTGGATGCGAAAACGCGATTGATTTTGAAAGTAGAAGTGGAAGTGAACACTACGATGTTTCTTGCTTGTGTTCTCATGAATTCTGCTGGAACTGCGGTGAAGATGCTCACCGCCCTGTGGACTGCGACACGGTGTCGAAATGGATAGCTAAGAACACTGATGAATCCGAGAACACGAACTGGATACTTGCCAACACAAAGCCTTGTCCTAATTGCAAACGTCAGATCGAGAAGAGCATGGGATGTAACGTTATGAGATGCTCGATTTGTAAATGTATGTTTTGTTGGAATTGTCTTCGTCCATTTACTGATCACAAGAAGTGCAACAAGTTTGAGGGTGATGATGAGACTGATATTAACAAGAGAAAAAGGGCGAAAAGCTCAATCGACAGATACATGCATTATTATGAAAGATGGTCAAGCAACCAGTCTTCGAGGGTAATAGCCATGGCAGATTTGAAGAAATTCCAGTCGGTGCAACTTAAGTTGCTTAGTCTCAGACAAGGCACAACAGAGTCTCAGCTCCAGTTCACCGtagcactacaagaaaactgCTCGATTCCCAGGGAAGATATCCtcggaatgtcgtcggaatTCACGTATTCCGACGACAAACCCAGGAAATGA
- the LOC130506147 gene encoding uncharacterized protein LOC130506147, translating into MDSSDQSARARSRRAPPRGRATSTTPSDSRVSSSRSRGSSSSSQSPRPAMVQHAAPSPAAAPHLPHDFPDIPEPHVAPGVMTVAQLVQQPGRDHLPYLTLYPREPGQTWFDRSHNGISAWINRMMYSDLKKGYATFTVMPRDEQELWFRQFAQEFNWHPDNTTFIRNAFIHKCMDSYSGQIYEWKQKWLADKVPKWINMTTWEELCVHWDKDSTKQVSNTNSANRKSDRGGKGMYKHNLGAQSIPTLADKMAQENEGEPVGDFPLYKRIHTNKTTGQIDDGLAQEVVSLVDSMTQDEEARLSQIQADLDLDATSTESTALSQVRINELLESAIPKKKGRLVGLGRRSKSVPPTSQVPVDPTLMDQLKDKDERIRQLEEKMAAQERAREADRRRSEKMMAAFMRQFPDQNFDVDEDE; encoded by the exons ggATTCTAGTGACCAGAGTGCGAGGGCTCGATCTCGTCGGGCCCCACCGCGAGGCCGCGCTACTTCGACGACCCCTTCGGATTCTCGGGTTTCGTCTAGCCGGTCTCGGGGTTCGTCATCCTCATCGCAGAGCCCCCGTCCCGCTATGGTTCAGCATGCGGCTCCTTCTCCCGCTGCGGCCCCTCATCTTCCTCACGACTTCCCAGACATTCCCGAGCCTCATGTCGCTCCAGGAGTGATGACTGTTGCACAGCTGGTGCAACAGCCAGGTCGTGACCATCTCCCTTATCTCACTCTGTATCCTAGGGAACCCGGTCAGACTTG GTTCGACCGATCCCATAACGGGATCAGCGCTTGGATCAACAGGATGATGTATTCCGACCTCAAGAAGGGATACGCAACCTTCACAGTGATGCCGAGGGATGAGCAGGAGCTCTGGTTTCGTCAGTTTGCT CAAGAGTTCAACTGGCATCCGGATAACACGACGTTCATCCGCAACGCCTTCATCCACAAATGTATGGATTCATATTCCGGGCAAATATATGAATGGAAGCAGAAGTGGCTAGCGGATAag gtcccaaagtggatcaacatgaCCACTTGGGAGGAGTTGTGTGTCCATTGGGACAAGGACTCGACGAAGCAGGTCTCTAACACCAACTCCGCCAACCGCAAGAGCGATCGTGGCGGGAAGGGCATGTACAAGCACAATTTGGGTGCTCAGTCTATTCCCACTCTCGCAGACAAGATG GCGCAAGAAAATGAAGGTGAGCCCGTGGGTGATTTCCCTTTGTACAAGAGGATCCACACCAACAAGACCACGGGCCAGATTGATGACGGTCTTGCGCAGGAGGTTGTCTCCCTGGTGGACAGTATGACACAAGACGAGGAGGCCCGTCTCTCCCAGATCCAGGCCGATCTCGATCTTGACGCCACATCTACTGAGTCCACTGCCCTCTCTCAAGTCCGAATCAACGAGCTTCTTGAATCG gcgattccaaagaagaagggacGTTTGGTCGGTTTGGGTCGTCGATCCAAATCGGTTCCTCCTACGTCTCAGGTGCCAGTTGATCCTACTCTGATGGATCAACTGAAGGATAAGGATGAACGCATCCGTCAGTTGGAGGAGAAGATGGCGGCTCAAGAGAGAGCTAGAGAGGCAGACAGGAGGCGGAGTGAGAAGATGATGGCGGCCTTCATGAGGCAATTCCCGGACCAGAACTTCGACGTCGACGAGGACGAGTAG